From the Coffea eugenioides isolate CCC68of chromosome 1, Ceug_1.0, whole genome shotgun sequence genome, the window GTTATATTATTCCTTTGAGGCTGAAGTTTAATAGCAGTACTTATTTCTTGAGCTAATTTGGTGCATTagtttggggctgattttgattttctttggggctgattttgaaTGTCCAGCTTTAATTATTGAGGTTCTTATTGGATTGCAAATTTTAGCTAAGCAACCGAACTACAAGAGACATAGTGAAATTGGGAAATGGCAAGGTTTAGTGAAATTTTGTCTGATGTTAAAAATTCCCCCTTGTGTTgaaatttggtattttttttcaCGACAAAACAGCCTAGCAAATTGTCacacttaaaagacagtatctttgatcggaacaaaacaatgactaaattcgtttatattattccaatcttgtttgccacatccaaagcatcgtagtctggagtcaaccgaacatatgctttctttgttccatcaggcctgatcaaagtgttcactttcttggtctgTATGTCGTACATCTTCTTCACTGCATCTTTGATTTTCTTCTTATCAACACGGATGTAAACTATGAATACCATGGTATTGTTATCTTCAATCTTTTTCATGGCAGATTCAGTAGTCAAAGGATATTTGAGAATCTGATAATGGTCCAACTTATTCCTAGGAGGAGCACTGATGCGTGGGTACTTCGCGTTCCCGTCCTTTTTCAATGTCTTAGGACGATGGAATGTACCTTTGGTCCGGATCTTCTTGGCTTTCTTCTTAAAAGTTGTCCCAGATTTGACAAATTTGGCAACCTTGGCTGCCTGAGCCTTTGTATCAAGCTTTTTTGTGGTGTCAGCTTTAGGAGCCATTGTTGGAAACTGCCTTACAAATCTTTTACCTGAGGGGAGGAGCCGAGTGTTGAGGGGAGGAGCTGAGTGTTGTTGAAGCGGCTCTGTGTTGAAATTTGGGACTTGGATTTGTTTTGTAAAGCTACCTCGAGTTATATGTAAAATTTAGGCCAAATACCACTTATCAAACTATCTATAGGGTGTTGTTGAACTTCATTATGATATTTGAATGCTTATATGATATTTTGACATTTCATAATGCAATGGATGCATTCATTTGCTAATTATAAatcattgtcatttttttccatttatagATATAATTGTTgtaggaaaattttcaattttcatggtGATAAAGAGTTATCATTGAATCAGAATTTTCCATTAATAACAATCTGTGGTCATAGAATTAAAAAGTGTTTAGTGACAACAAAAGTCGTCAGTAATTAGTCTATACCAATGACAATTACATATCActtttagtgacaacatttaTTTGTACATCATTAACAAGATactatgtcatcactaaaattacaataattattGACGACATCAGTTGTCACAAAACAGTTccattcactgacgacttttaTTGTCGTCACtatatacttttaccgacgggccTTCAGTGACGACTCTGTGACAACTAGAAAATTGTCAATAAAAGttatcagtgacgactttttatttttttgtgacaAAAATGGCTTGTCACTGaagaccaaatttcttgtagtgaaaGTTGACACATAGGGAGGATTAAGGGCTTTGATGgaaagattttggaggaagaagctCTTGGTTTCCGTATCTGTTTATCTCAATCCATAACTTTTAATGATTACaaaaaatggatgttactaatattctctGATTAGATCTTTTAGAATTGGAGCAGAACAGGTTCAAAGGCTAACATATGCTGAAATAACTGTCGGACGTACATAAAGACTATATCAgccgtccgacaaccattgagtaacttcggacgcatgaaaaatccactctcggacgtccgaagatgatAAGCCAAGTCCTCTAAGTTAATTGACCTCGATCGGACATACAACACCTGAGTACCAGACATCCGATAaacgttgcgacacttcggactcAAAATATTGgaggcaccggacgtccgaacgaattGAAGGAgaatttctgattttacatcataccttcggatGCATATTCTGgaggtaccggacgtcctaaacatttcaagaaaacttcttgaactcactgcctgcgTTCGGATGCAGAAAactagcctaccggacgtccgacaccaccaacggctagttgactcttcagctgcatTCTATCCGTTggtagcattaattgaagaattttttggtcccttataaaagaaaaaagtcaacctcttcaaacaactttcgcacattgagactacatcagatcttgagtgattcaagtgtgagaatactctttaaagaagatttgtactcttagttgtggaattttcaataagtttttcaagtgtgtttctatttcttcaatagtatagttttgtgagggttatccgagtgatagtaaaattttcttgtttgacCAAGTGCGGCTTGGGGCGAGGAGAAAGTGATCCTTTTTTTGTACACGAGATTGGTTgtagttgatcaacttgaagaatctcgctatataaagtggtattcaaactcaagtggagtttgaaacttggtttgttattctatccttttacttactgtcttgcaatataaattgtctatctcttctactcccaaacacttgtgcttattcatcaattgctctattgtgtggtcctttagaaaaagagagcaagttctcaaaaagtgactcatatcttggctagtttttaaaccacctaattcattccccctcttaggttgtcttcgatccttacaattggtatcagagtttggtctcctagaaaTTAAACTCAATCAGTTTTGGAGTAAAAAtaacaaccaacaatgccatattttttgaaagaCAATCCGTCACTAGACCCCCAATATTCAATgaatcaaattatgtgagttgaaaGGAGAGGATGGTTATTTTCTTACAATATATTGATATTGAGTTGTGatttattgtcaatgaaggttcatatgatgcctctattaTTGATGAAGTTACTCATAGGCTGAGACCAAAAACAAGGAGTGAGTTGACAGGTGATGATAGAACTCATCTTACCTTAAATACCAAGGCTATGAATGTATTATACagtgctttagattcaaatgagtctattagagtcaaaggctgtaGATTTGTAAAAGAGATTTGGAATAAACTCAGaaaaatccatgaaggaagtgaaaatgtgagagaacaaaagaaatccattctggtcactaagtatgaattCTTTAAGATgaaacctcatgaaaacattgacaagatgtattgcagattcaatgatcttattaaggacTTAAAAGTACTTGAAAAGaattactctctaggtgagaaaaatagaaaaattctgaatgttTTATCCAAGGAATgagagagtaaagtgactgccattgaggaagctaaagatctaaataccttgcccattgaatctcttattaattctttaACCTCTTGTGAGATgaaactcaagtccaaggtgcaggaggaagaagatacaaaagtgagaaagagtattgctctaaaagtctgacaagatgaagatgataagCCTCCTTAGATGAAGATaacatggaaggtgatgacagtgatattgcactcatcacgaaaagcttcaaaagaatactcaacaagaggagattcaaaAAAGGTGGACTcagcaattcattcccaaatcagttcaacaacttgAGAAATAAAGGGAAGCTAGAGctcaataaaaagcaaactgataagtgctttgaatgcggccaacttggacactacgcaaatgaatgtccaataaagaaaaggaaggaaagcaaggttgaacgaaaatcaaagtttaataattttcagatcacctggaatgactgcaattcagaaggtgaagtcgaaAAAGAAGAGGAGTCTGCCCAAATgacttttatggccattggtgatgaagagATAACTACTTGTAACTCTTAAACTAATAGTGATaacgaatctgatgatgatgttaactCTTTTATGAAAAGAATGCATaacagtttgaaagaatcctatgttagaaaCGAGAAATTAAAACAGAAGATTAACTTTCTGATTCAAGACAATGCAAGCCTTTTCGACAAAATAAATGtctgagaaatgaaaatgagaacctgaaaaggattgaaaatgatttgcatgctgaacttgatagaaagacaaactTCTGTGACatgctaaaaaatgaacaaagtaacttgaaaagaagaatggatgatcttagtcagatgcttcaacataagaaacaaaactgttttcaaatgaatgatacaAAACTTCACTGTGGTACTTATCAGAAAAGGTGAAATCATAGTGCAAATGAGTTTACTATCTATAGGAGAAGGcaaataagatttattaaacctgttcatttgaatAATTCATTAACTATGTGTAGATTCTGTTGTCAATTTGGCCACATAAAAAGCAATTGTTATGTtaggaaaaatatgagaaatgacatgagatgcatgtggatggttagacataatgctaactctcaagaatCCAAAAAGTAAAGGGTACTAAATATTATCTTGTGGATCTTTGTGTAGGTGAACCTGGTGAATATTGTTAAGGAATCAAAGTGATTCATAGAcagtggatgctcaagacatatgactgatGATCCATCATAGTTCATCAAGCTCAAGCCAAAAGCAAGTGAAAAGgtaacatttggagatgataacaaagtcaaaactgttggaattggtgatgttggtaagaatggtcaaaactttgttcacaatgttcttttagttgacAATTTGAGCTATAACTtattaagtgttagtcaattgtgtgataggaatctgtttgtgttatttaaaaatcatgaatgccttgttcttgactcaaagttcaacactgttttcaaaggaaaaagagtaaatgacatttatgtagttatccttgaaaaagttgattcctcaagccttagttgtctcaaagtagcaaatgaggaccccTGGCTGTGGCATAAAAGACTCTGTCATTTCAATATAGatctgttaaaaaaaatttctaaaaagtaTCTTGTTAGAGGGCTGCCAAAgatcaaatttgaaaaggacagaatttgtgatgcttaccaatttggaaaacaagtcaaagtGTCTTTTAAatccaagaaatgtgtttctaccaCAAAGCCTCtagaacttttacatcttgatttatttggtcctacacaaactacCAGCTTAGGTGGCAAAAGATTTtgctttgttgttgttgatgatttttctagatACACTTGAATGATGTTTCTTGCAAACAAAGATGAtactttcaaaaactttgtttcactatTTACAAAAGTTCAGAAACTGATTGGattgaaaatcatcaaaatcagaagtgacaatggctcagaattttatttttgtggctttccagaattttgtaacaacaatggtattacacatgaattttcaattgcaagagtttCCCAATAAAATggggttgttgaaagaaagaatagaactcttcaagaggCTGATAGAACCATGCATAGTGAGTATAATTTACCAAAATACTTTTAGGCTGAATCTATAAATACAACTTGCTATACCATGAATAGAGTTCTTTTAAAaccaatcttgaacaaaacctcCTATGAGctgatgtttgataaaaagtCTATAGTTGGAtactttaaagtctttggttgcaaatgctttattttaaatatcaagaaacatctcgaaaagtttgataaaaaatctgatgagagaattttcttgggatattgtgagaataagAGAGGCTTTAGAGTCTACAATCGAAGGATTTTGGTTATacaagaagctatacatatcacttttgatgaatctaatggtgacatttcAATAAGTAGTGGTGAAAATGATGATACAGGTATTCAAGGAGAACTAAAGAAACTTACAATCACTGACCAAGGCATTGCTTCACCAGGAAAtgattcaaaggaagatgaaatTCAAGATAGTCCAGTAAGGGAAGATAGTGACAAAGACACTAGTACACCTAACGATCTTCCAAGAGTTTGAAAATTTGCTCAAAACCACCCTAAGGAGctcatcattggtgatccatccgaaaaggtcaGAACTCATTTCTCTTTTAAACAACTAATGGATAATTTTGCATTAGTTTCAcactttgaacccaaaaatgttgttgatgctttaaaagatgagaactggattttagctatggaaaaggagttaaatcaatttgaaaagAACAAGATGTGGATATTAGTTGCTAGACCAAAAGATCAttctatcattggcacaaagtggatttttagaaacaaaataaatgacaaaGGTGAAGTAGTAAGAAATAAGGCCAAACTTGTAGCCAACGGATATACTcgagaagaaggaattgattttgatgaatcatttgTACCCGTAGTGAGGTTGGAATTAATTAGAATGTTTTTGCcctttgcatgtttcaagaactttaaattatttcaaatagatgttaaaagtgttttcttaaatggatttattgatcaagaaatatatgttgatcaatctcttggttttgaaaatgaaatttatccaaatcatgtatttaaactctcaaaagctttgtatggactaaaacaagctccaagagcatggtatgaacgtttgagtgatttttttgattgaaaatgattttaaaagaggtattgtggatactactcttttcactaagtaaagttcacgtgatcttttaattgtgcaaatatatatGGATGATATTATATTCGGTACTACTAATGAGAGCTTGTGCAATGAATTTttcaatatcatgcaaaaagtgtttgaaatgagcatgatgggagaattaaatttcttccttagACTCTAAGTGATTCAAATTCAAGATGGAACGTTCATCAACCAAATAAAATACACCAAAGAGctgctcaaaagatttggaatggaggattcaaagcaggtcggaacacctatgtgcataTCTACCAAATTTGACAATGATGaaaaaggtacaaaagttgatgaaaagaagaatagaggtatgattggtagtttgcttTACTTAACTGCTAGTAGACCAGATATCATGTTTTttgtgtgcttatgtgctcgttttcagtcttgtccaaaggaatctcaTTTAAATGCAGTAAAAAGAATTCTTAGATATCTACAAGGAACTTTGAATTTTGGTCTAtggtatcctaagtgtcatgaacttcctctgtgtggattctctgatgctgacttCGGCGGTTGTAGGgttgatagaaaaagtacaataggtatatgtaactttcttgaaaattgcttagtatcttggtttagcaagaaacaaaatgctatttcattatctacaactAAAGCTGAATATGTTGCCGTTGGagcttgttgtgctcaattattgtagatgaaaaatacattgaatgattttcGATTGATGTATGATTatgtgcctatgtattgtgataacactagtgcaacaaatttgacaaaaattccatccaatattttaggacaaagcacatagacataaagtatcatttcattcgcgatcttgtcgataagggtgaaatttgtgttcaatatgtctGTTCAAACGATCAAATTGCTAATATTCTCACAAAAGCCttaccactggatcaatttgtgcctttgagaacaaaattgggtGTTTCAGAAAAAATCTCTAAAAATTCTTTGGTCactctttatcggacgtccgatatgtTAGAACGGACGTCTGACAGTGTTCTTAATCATCTACCCAGAAAATTTTGGTTCGGACGGAAGTGTCGAAAGCTCTATTTCGTTCGGctgtccgacactcaaaaattgcgTCTTATAAGAAAGCCCTCTGCGTTATTCAGTTCATTCTTTCCCTTTAGTTTCGGACGCAACTCTTCATATTCcctcaatttcaaaattcaaattcatctcTTCTTGGAACAAGTACCAAGAAATCACTCTGACCGACACCTTTACATACCTATTGCGAGTTCATTGTGCATCATAACTTCCCCCAACCGCCAACTGCACTATAAATTCCAATTCTTACCCGAAACCCTAACCACAAAAATTTCTCCCTCTGTGGACAGTTCGTGCATTCACTGTAGTTCATACTGCACTCCTCATCGTTTGATACTTATTTGTATCACATTACACAACAAAATCACACTGCATTGCAATCATGGTGAGGATTAGAAGAGGATCCGTGAGTGCCGGATGCACCTTCAAGCTTCGTGATGAGGAGGATGAAGATGTTCAAGTTATCGAACCTTccatcaaatcacccaaaaagaaaactggaaatcGTGGTGGAAAAATGAAGCAATCTGCAAGGAAAAAACAGAATGCGCAAACCAGAGAGCCGTCTGTTGAACCATCCGATGAGCAGATGGAGGAGCATCAATCTGAAGGGCATCAAGGAAGTGACAATGAAGAGGAACTGGAGCAGCCTACCAATGTAGATGTAACCACCACGAAATCACCCAGGAAAGGAAAAAGGACTGCCAAAAAGAAGAGCATTGCTCAACCCAAGGGAAGGCAAACTGCTGATCCCTCTGGGAATCAGCAGGATGCAAAGAAAAATGCTGAGGAACAGCAGACTGATGAACCATCTACCAGGAAGCCACCAAGGGTGTCCAGGGTATTGCACCAACTACTCAGCACAGTGGAAAAAGAAAGCATCCAGAAAATGAACAACCAGGGACCCAAACTGCTGTTGAACCAACTCCCCTGCCGAAGTTCATCGATGATGAAGCCAGGGAGAGGTTTGAATGGATCTCGCAGAAaggtttcatcactcaaaggTCCATCATTCCCTATGAATTCCGTAAGCTTGACCTTGAATCTGTTCTCAAccttttgaattccaaaaatggaccCCTCTTCTGACCATTCCAAACACCTACTATCCTGACATGCTTCATCAATTTTTTACAAACCTTAGATAGGGTAAATCACATACAGATCTCATTTCACGTGTCAATTCTGTTAACATAGAACTGAATCCTGAAATTGTCAACTCTGTTTtggaaaccaaaattgaagatggttttaaaggcaaaattgtaaatttcttttcttatgaagaatTTTCCTCTGCATACCATCACTTTTATGTTGCAAAATTGATGACCTATTTTCAGTCTCACTTTAATACTCCTACTGAGGCAAGATTGGAAGATCTTAGTCCTCAAAATCTTATCATTTTTACCataatttcaaatctgttggtgcccactgatggtcacagaactgatgcaaacaaaatgaaaCTTTATCTATTctattgttttcttgaaaaaatccgaattggttttgattttgtcatgtgcaaatttctgctcaaaatcagcactgaCAGCCGTAGGAAACTGtcctatgaaaaatttctgact encodes:
- the LOC113783869 gene encoding 60S ribosomal protein L23a-like produces the protein MAPKADTTKKLDTKAQAAKVAKFVKSGTTFKKKAKKIRTKGTFHRPKTLKKDGNAKYPRISAPPRNKLDHYQILKYPLTTESAMKKIEDNNTMVFIVYIRVDKKKIKDAVKKMYDIQTKKVNTLIRPDGTKKAYVRLTPDYDALDVANKIGII